In bacterium, one DNA window encodes the following:
- a CDS encoding glycosyltransferase family 4 protein, translating into MKIAINCLLVEPGQTGGGETFLVNLIERLARLDTKNEYLLIVTESNARLFATSNPRFTQYVALPSAQSRLRRLWFEYQSLPHLLKREGVDLYYSPFGTLPYGLPCKSAVTFQNLLYIDFANSTPFRGRTPLGWLKINLQALYYKTTTRSTMRRADRIWAVSNTTANALSDNYEVPPSKIEVIYEGVSIEQFHPERQNDLPERPFAGRYVLMVASLYPNKNIDKAICAFRNVVDRGMPHHLLIVGNDWHHYRKELEKLVKRLHLEERVHFVGGVKHEEIPAYFKHAELFLMISTVESFGLPVLEAMASGVPVLISQRSSLPEIAGNAALTVDIQNTNHIADQMVRILTDRALSNSLRERGQTRARSFDWNETAARAIDLFNGLSHAPQPAPDIHRKESIDDTYKSQIPTATH; encoded by the coding sequence ATGAAAATCGCCATCAACTGCCTTCTGGTCGAACCGGGTCAAACCGGCGGCGGCGAAACATTTCTCGTCAATCTGATTGAACGACTCGCCCGTCTCGACACCAAGAATGAATACTTGTTGATTGTCACCGAGTCGAACGCGCGACTCTTCGCAACTTCGAACCCGCGATTTACTCAATACGTAGCGCTACCGTCGGCTCAATCGCGTCTACGGCGGCTGTGGTTCGAGTATCAATCGCTTCCGCACTTGCTCAAGCGTGAAGGGGTTGATTTGTATTATTCGCCATTCGGAACACTTCCCTATGGACTGCCCTGCAAGTCGGCTGTGACATTTCAGAATTTACTCTACATCGACTTTGCGAATAGCACTCCCTTTCGCGGGCGCACTCCGCTCGGTTGGTTGAAGATCAATCTTCAGGCGCTGTACTACAAGACTACCACCCGCTCGACGATGCGCCGCGCTGATAGAATTTGGGCAGTCTCGAACACGACAGCAAACGCTCTGAGTGACAACTATGAAGTTCCGCCTTCCAAGATCGAAGTCATATACGAAGGCGTGAGCATTGAACAATTTCATCCGGAGCGTCAAAACGATCTCCCGGAACGTCCATTCGCAGGGCGCTATGTACTTATGGTCGCATCACTCTATCCGAACAAGAACATCGACAAGGCAATCTGCGCCTTTCGCAACGTGGTCGATCGCGGCATGCCGCACCATTTGCTGATCGTCGGAAACGACTGGCACCACTATCGCAAGGAACTCGAGAAGCTGGTCAAGCGACTGCACCTTGAGGAACGCGTTCATTTCGTCGGCGGCGTCAAGCACGAGGAGATTCCTGCTTACTTCAAACACGCCGAGCTCTTCTTGATGATCTCAACTGTCGAATCATTCGGACTTCCGGTTCTCGAAGCAATGGCCTCGGGAGTGCCGGTGCTGATTTCTCAGCGTTCATCGTTACCGGAGATTGCCGGCAATGCGGCACTGACGGTCGACATCCAGAATACAAATCACATTGCCGACCAGATGGTTCGAATTCTTACCGACCGCGCATTGTCAAACAGTCTGCGCGAACGCGGTCAGACTCGCGCCCGCAGTTTCGATTGGAATGAAACTGCCGCTCGCGCCATCGACTTATTCAACGGACTATCACACGCGCCGCAGCCGGCGCCGGACATCCATAGAAAGGAATCTATCGATGACACCTACAAGTCTCAGATCCCGACAGCCACGCACTAA